A single window of Archangium gephyra DNA harbors:
- the purD gene encoding phosphoribosylamine--glycine ligase has protein sequence MKVLLLGSGAREHALAWKLSQSPKLTKLLVGPGNPGTARVATNVPLKADAPDEVVALARREQVDLVVVGPEAPLVAGVADALGAAGIPCFGPVAGAALIEGSKAFAKEIMAEAGVPTAGFEVFTDVAAAEAYAVKQGRIVVKADGLAAGKGVIVAHDAQAAREAVRAVGAMGTAGQRMVLEELLEGEEVSVIALCDGERYVLLPPAQDHKRVGEGDTGPNTGGMGAYAPVPFLSAAQLSEVGEQVIAPTLATLRRRGIPFRGALYAGLMLTRNGPKVLEFNARFGDPETQVLMMQLAEDVLPLLDACARGRLEQRPLAVHPGASVGVVLAAHNYPETPRRGDRIEGVDAVPASCPVFAAGVEEKGGTWLTAGGRVLTVCARGADLAEARSQAYAATAHIRFEGMHFRRDIGAKGLRAPAAK, from the coding sequence GTGAAGGTCCTTCTGCTCGGCTCTGGCGCGCGAGAGCACGCGCTCGCGTGGAAGCTGTCCCAGAGCCCGAAGCTGACGAAGCTGCTGGTGGGCCCGGGCAATCCGGGCACCGCCCGCGTGGCCACCAACGTCCCGCTGAAGGCGGATGCACCCGACGAGGTGGTGGCGCTCGCCCGGCGGGAGCAGGTGGACCTGGTGGTGGTGGGCCCGGAGGCGCCGCTGGTGGCGGGTGTGGCGGATGCGCTCGGCGCGGCCGGCATTCCGTGCTTCGGCCCGGTGGCGGGGGCCGCGCTCATCGAGGGCTCCAAGGCCTTCGCCAAGGAGATCATGGCCGAGGCGGGTGTGCCCACCGCCGGCTTCGAGGTGTTCACCGACGTGGCCGCGGCCGAGGCCTATGCGGTGAAGCAGGGCCGCATCGTCGTGAAGGCGGACGGACTGGCGGCGGGCAAGGGCGTCATCGTGGCGCACGACGCGCAGGCGGCCCGCGAGGCGGTGCGCGCGGTGGGCGCCATGGGCACGGCGGGCCAGCGGATGGTGCTGGAGGAGCTGCTGGAGGGCGAGGAGGTGTCCGTCATCGCCCTGTGCGACGGCGAGCGCTACGTGCTGCTCCCTCCGGCGCAGGATCACAAGCGGGTGGGGGAGGGCGACACGGGCCCCAACACCGGCGGCATGGGCGCCTACGCACCGGTGCCCTTCCTGTCCGCCGCGCAGCTCTCCGAGGTGGGCGAGCAGGTGATTGCCCCGACGTTGGCGACGCTGCGGCGGCGGGGAATCCCCTTCCGGGGTGCGCTGTATGCGGGGCTGATGCTGACCCGCAACGGGCCCAAGGTGCTCGAGTTCAACGCGCGTTTCGGAGATCCCGAGACGCAGGTGTTGATGATGCAGCTGGCGGAGGACGTGCTGCCGCTGCTGGACGCGTGTGCGCGCGGCCGGTTGGAGCAGCGCCCGCTCGCGGTGCACCCGGGCGCGTCGGTGGGCGTGGTGCTCGCCGCCCACAACTACCCGGAGACGCCGCGGCGGGGCGATCGCATCGAGGGCGTGGACGCGGTGCCGGCCAGCTGCCCGGTGTTCGCCGCGGGCGTGGAGGAGAAGGGCGGGACGTGGCTCACGGCCGGTGGCCGGGTGCTCACCGTCTGCGCGCGGGGCGCGGACCTGGCCGAGGCCCGCTCCCAGGCCTACGCCGCCACGGCCCACATCCGCTTCGAGGGCATGCACTTCCGCCGGGACATCGGCGCCAAGGGGCTGAGGGCGCCCGCCGCGAAGTAA
- a CDS encoding LptF/LptG family permease has translation MSLLSRYLLKELVVPLVVWVAFLFLLLFVMQFLRGSEVILGSSVSLGDMGQLIVYLAPHFLMMALPVAFLLAILLGLGRLSEDRELTALQALGIGPVQLLAGPLAIGVVLAALMVLITSTAEPWGLTSIKTFVADLIKKNVVGDVKSGVFYEDLSNLTLYAETVNAEDRRWTNVLLHDDREPSAPLLMLARNGQVNTNRAGQVLTLELGDGEAHRANQDSESYSVITFKQAEIAVGVEGSMGRRNRFRSPKEELTPTELLQAADEAERTGGDPKPFLNSLYNRLGHALAPLSFALLGTPLAIGRRQGGRAWGYLLSLGGYVAFHLLMRFCEQLGLQGRVPLPLANQLANIIFGVVGLVAMYRVSRAGTVR, from the coding sequence GTGAGCCTGCTCTCCCGCTATCTGCTCAAGGAGCTGGTCGTCCCCCTCGTGGTGTGGGTGGCGTTCCTCTTCCTGCTCCTGTTCGTCATGCAGTTCCTGCGGGGCTCGGAGGTCATCCTCGGCTCGTCCGTGTCGCTGGGCGACATGGGGCAGCTCATCGTCTACCTCGCGCCGCACTTCCTGATGATGGCGCTGCCGGTCGCCTTCCTGCTGGCCATCCTCCTGGGCCTGGGCCGGCTGTCGGAGGACCGCGAGCTCACCGCGCTCCAGGCGCTCGGCATCGGCCCGGTGCAGCTGCTCGCGGGGCCGCTGGCCATTGGCGTGGTGCTCGCCGCGCTCATGGTGCTCATCACCTCCACCGCCGAGCCGTGGGGCCTCACCAGCATCAAGACCTTCGTCGCGGACCTCATCAAGAAGAACGTGGTGGGCGACGTGAAGTCGGGCGTCTTCTACGAGGACCTGTCCAACCTCACCCTCTACGCCGAGACGGTGAACGCGGAGGATCGCCGGTGGACCAACGTGCTGCTGCATGACGACCGGGAGCCGTCCGCCCCGCTGTTGATGCTCGCGCGCAATGGCCAGGTGAACACCAACCGCGCCGGACAGGTGCTGACGCTGGAGCTCGGCGATGGCGAGGCGCACCGGGCCAACCAGGATTCCGAGTCCTACTCGGTCATCACCTTCAAGCAGGCGGAGATCGCCGTGGGCGTGGAGGGCTCCATGGGGCGGCGCAACCGCTTCCGCTCGCCCAAGGAGGAGCTCACGCCCACCGAGCTGCTCCAGGCCGCCGACGAGGCCGAGCGCACCGGGGGAGATCCCAAGCCCTTCCTGAACTCGCTGTACAACCGGCTGGGGCACGCGCTCGCGCCGCTGTCCTTCGCGCTGCTGGGCACGCCGCTGGCCATCGGGCGGCGGCAGGGCGGGCGCGCGTGGGGCTACCTGCTGTCGCTGGGCGGCTACGTGGCCTTCCACCTGCTGATGCGCTTCTGCGAGCAGCTGGGCCTGCAGGGCCGTGTGCCGCTGCCACTGGCCAACCAGCTGGCCAACATCATCTTCGGCGTGGTGGGCCTGGTGGCCATGTACCGCGTCAGCCGCGCGGGGACGGTGCGGTGA
- a CDS encoding O-antigen ligase family protein → MNDRSEVLERWFLVCLALWGVGCLFLEALAAVGLVACALVALVAARRGGVTVRGALRAWWPLTAFLAWALLVPALSGHRPSGTGVARLLDFVGIPVAAMAMGHLSDARRVRLAWILSGVFLVSCAVAGLQHYGVWPSQEALQPLRWMRLSFERVYEAVPGTENRFMAGGLLFHRLKFSHIGGMAVAFALGVGLLLKGRRRTAALTVAAVGLVSVGLFPYARAASVALVAVMGLVVLLGLPRRVALPACAAVLGLAVLTLAVNRPLRERFLNSSTEKGSGSRSALLETGLCAVRAHPVTGVGPGRFQARLWATPDMPDQAREHPGKSHNQFVSMAAETGVPGALLFVLLLGWLAWRLPRNRPEGLGALGALAFFCLLSLLHDPLFHVQASQALVLLLGTGLSAVPRRS, encoded by the coding sequence GTGAACGACCGCTCCGAGGTGCTCGAGCGCTGGTTCCTGGTGTGCCTGGCCCTGTGGGGCGTGGGGTGCCTGTTCCTGGAGGCGCTCGCGGCGGTGGGGCTCGTGGCGTGCGCGTTGGTCGCGCTGGTGGCGGCCCGGCGGGGTGGTGTCACCGTGCGGGGCGCGCTGCGGGCCTGGTGGCCCCTGACGGCCTTCCTCGCGTGGGCGCTGCTGGTCCCGGCGCTGTCCGGACACCGGCCGAGCGGCACGGGCGTGGCGCGCTTGCTGGACTTCGTGGGCATCCCCGTGGCGGCGATGGCGATGGGCCACCTGTCGGACGCGCGGCGCGTGCGTCTGGCGTGGATCCTGAGCGGGGTGTTCCTCGTCTCGTGCGCGGTGGCGGGGTTGCAGCACTACGGGGTGTGGCCCTCGCAGGAGGCCCTGCAACCGCTCCGGTGGATGCGCCTGTCCTTCGAGCGCGTCTATGAGGCCGTGCCCGGCACGGAGAATCGCTTCATGGCCGGAGGCCTGCTGTTCCACCGGCTGAAGTTCTCGCACATCGGTGGCATGGCGGTGGCCTTCGCGCTGGGCGTGGGGCTGCTCCTGAAGGGACGGCGGCGGACGGCGGCGCTGACCGTGGCGGCGGTGGGGCTTGTCTCCGTGGGCCTCTTCCCGTACGCCCGGGCGGCGAGCGTGGCCCTGGTGGCGGTGATGGGGCTCGTGGTGCTGCTCGGCCTGCCCAGGCGCGTGGCGTTGCCCGCCTGCGCCGCGGTGCTGGGACTGGCCGTCTTGACGCTGGCCGTCAACCGCCCCCTGCGCGAGCGCTTCCTCAACAGCTCCACGGAGAAGGGCTCGGGGAGCCGGTCCGCGCTGCTGGAGACGGGCCTGTGCGCGGTGCGCGCGCACCCCGTCACCGGCGTGGGGCCGGGACGCTTCCAGGCCCGCCTCTGGGCCACCCCGGACATGCCCGACCAGGCGCGCGAGCACCCGGGCAAGTCCCACAACCAGTTCGTCAGCATGGCCGCGGAGACGGGCGTGCCGGGCGCGCTGCTCTTCGTGCTGCTGCTCGGCTGGTTGGCCTGGCGCCTCCCCCGGAACCGGCCCGAGGGACTGGGCGCGCTCGGGGCGCTCGCGTTCTTCTGCCTGCTGTCCCTGCTGCATGATCCGCTGTTCCATGTCCAGGCCTCGCAGGCCCTGGTGCTCCTCCTGGGCACGGGGCTCAGCGCGGTCCCCCGGCGCTCCTGA
- a CDS encoding LptF/LptG family permease: MKGTLFRYVVRTYLQFAVGILAAVLSIFLVVDFVDRARQYTGEGWLWNVVLLYANKALVATQQLGPVALLLAAGTSVSSLRKRGEVTAMRSLTFGPNALYLPVALCVGLACVGLIAFDEWVVVKASQRVEEITTQRFNRWGDWGVYHTPKQWFRKGDQIFYLRRGNAQEGFENVAILTVTPEFRLARRVDADTMRSVEGTRWMLGGVVERSFTKNGQSQVRQMAEAEYDLGVTPHTFRLRPGRPEQMRIPVLREQIRVRSEVGRDTRQFSLVLHNRFAHPMASLPAAMLAVGLALRPGRKGHMTVAIVEGLLISVMMWGLMVVTRTLALSERMAPAVAAWFPVALLSVAAALLWLRGEGRLGGGGA; encoded by the coding sequence GTGAAAGGCACGCTCTTCCGCTACGTGGTCCGCACGTACCTCCAGTTCGCGGTGGGCATCCTCGCCGCCGTGCTCTCCATCTTCCTGGTGGTGGACTTCGTGGACCGGGCGCGCCAGTACACCGGCGAGGGCTGGCTGTGGAACGTGGTGTTGCTGTACGCCAACAAGGCGCTAGTGGCCACGCAGCAGCTCGGGCCCGTGGCGCTGCTGCTGGCGGCGGGTACCTCGGTGTCCTCCCTGCGCAAACGCGGCGAGGTGACGGCGATGCGCTCCCTCACCTTCGGCCCCAATGCCCTCTACCTGCCGGTGGCGCTGTGCGTGGGGCTGGCCTGCGTGGGGCTCATCGCCTTCGACGAGTGGGTGGTGGTGAAGGCGTCCCAGCGCGTGGAGGAGATCACCACCCAGCGCTTCAACCGCTGGGGTGACTGGGGCGTGTACCACACGCCCAAGCAGTGGTTCCGCAAGGGAGATCAGATCTTCTACCTGCGCCGCGGCAACGCGCAGGAGGGCTTCGAGAACGTGGCCATCCTCACCGTCACCCCGGAGTTCCGGCTGGCACGGCGCGTGGACGCGGACACGATGCGCTCGGTGGAGGGCACCCGCTGGATGCTGGGCGGAGTGGTGGAACGCTCCTTCACGAAGAACGGCCAGTCGCAGGTGCGCCAGATGGCGGAGGCCGAGTACGACCTGGGTGTCACCCCGCACACGTTCCGCCTGCGCCCTGGCCGGCCCGAGCAGATGCGCATCCCCGTGCTGCGCGAGCAGATCCGCGTGCGGAGCGAGGTGGGGCGGGATACGCGGCAGTTCTCGCTCGTGCTGCACAACCGCTTCGCCCACCCGATGGCGAGCCTTCCCGCGGCCATGCTGGCGGTGGGCCTGGCGCTGCGCCCGGGACGCAAGGGGCACATGACGGTGGCGATCGTCGAGGGCCTGCTCATCTCCGTGATGATGTGGGGCCTGATGGTGGTGACGCGGACGCTGGCGCTCTCGGAGCGGATGGCGCCCGCGGTGGCCGCGTGGTTCCCGGTCGCGCTCCTGTCGGTGGCCGCGGCCCTGCTGTGGCTGCGCGGTGAGGGCCGGTTGGGAGGCGGTGGCGCGTGA
- a CDS encoding tetratricopeptide repeat protein — MRIICQKCAAAYAIDDRVITPKGVRAQCPRCRHLQLVKREDSPAVPESKPAAAAPKPTPAAKPAPAPKPAVAAKPASSSARPATPIAPLSSDSLFGDLGDLEPAPDPNESSADSLLNDLEALGRPATPAAPLEKDSLFGDLAELTQSSPSNPAIDLGASSKPGTPTYSIPSGDLLFDEPPPPPVPAPQPRPAAPVQARPAAPAPQPKPAAPAYSVPSDDALFDFNAPPGFDPPAPQPKPAAPVQARPAAPKPAPAPAALPEMADDGIFDFNAPPGFSSPPPVAAPQPRAAPAPAPAALPEMADDGMFDFNAPPGFSSPPPVAAPAAAAAPEGDPLLDFFGAPPSQPAPAAAPMPVAAPAPARPAAPTGGIQKTCRECGKQMVDPFDLALGACEDCRHRGQQKPTPAPVPEGRSVEVLDLPPLGDTGGAPAGASLSPEPGSGARAAPPALAPEPRSGVNSRSGVAVSASGGGRGGLIAAAVVLLLVGGGGAAYFFVPQVKDLVGGGKSESGGGATSSSSGQQQPATAALPPALESVLPRWQLMFVDATSGDSKQLLAQGQSLLEKDQRLAYSEAAESFQRALLLDPRSDTAIGGYVQALALGLGSRMDDPTFLEARSLIEAAEERSRRGPELLVAHANLLLARAGKSENMQQAQKLAEEVLANPKVGTPAQKAEAHLVLGRVFLTSSRELANEHFESALSLASDFQRVHYYRALADETAGDYSLAIERLQKRLAQDPDHWETRSTLARIFMEVGQVEQARELYEARLKSTPNDFQALLALAVMRYQVDNGLTGGLGALRALLRNRDKYDEREVAELLLHLSAAERVANNLEAAAKMARESLQLQKHNPAAHLQLFLVSVKRKDATAAAEHFAGLKGHLDSPVLEKLLEGRLRLLERKPAEAMPLFLEAAQQDPRYVDALLLAGVAGAQNGRRDESFRVLAQASQGDPLRLSPRPPVTSFYLRSGDLLEGLEGSIVAAGRGDDDLLANLYEGLLRFHQGDAAAAEKLLKKVNDFDTNNALASAYRTFIAMGRKDLKSAKAHAARAVAGGRQVAIAHLALGLVMVESKELELAKRSLREAVTLAPKLYSAEVKLAELEATSSRDSVRERLVRLLSLDPSFLPAKRVLYSLDKRG; from the coding sequence ATGCGGATCATCTGCCAAAAATGTGCGGCGGCCTACGCCATCGATGACCGGGTCATCACGCCCAAGGGTGTGCGCGCGCAGTGCCCGCGCTGCCGTCACCTCCAGTTGGTGAAGCGCGAGGACTCGCCCGCGGTCCCGGAGTCCAAGCCCGCTGCCGCCGCGCCGAAACCCACCCCCGCGGCGAAGCCCGCCCCCGCGCCCAAGCCGGCCGTGGCGGCGAAGCCCGCGTCCTCTTCCGCGAGACCGGCCACACCGATCGCGCCCCTGTCCTCCGACTCGCTGTTCGGCGATCTCGGGGACCTCGAGCCGGCACCGGATCCCAATGAGTCCTCGGCGGACTCGCTGCTGAACGACCTCGAGGCGCTCGGCAGGCCGGCGACGCCCGCCGCGCCGTTGGAGAAGGACTCGCTGTTCGGCGACCTCGCCGAGCTCACCCAGTCCTCTCCGTCCAATCCGGCGATCGACCTCGGGGCCTCGTCGAAGCCGGGGACGCCGACCTACTCGATTCCGTCGGGCGATCTGCTCTTCGACGAGCCCCCACCGCCTCCGGTGCCCGCGCCGCAGCCCAGACCGGCCGCGCCAGTGCAGGCCCGTCCGGCCGCGCCCGCGCCGCAGCCCAAGCCAGCCGCTCCGGCCTACTCGGTTCCGTCCGACGACGCGCTGTTCGACTTCAACGCGCCGCCTGGATTCGATCCGCCCGCGCCGCAGCCCAAGCCGGCCGCTCCGGTGCAGGCCCGTCCGGCCGCGCCCAAGCCCGCTCCCGCTCCCGCCGCGTTGCCGGAGATGGCGGACGATGGAATCTTCGACTTCAACGCGCCGCCGGGCTTCAGCTCGCCACCTCCCGTGGCCGCTCCGCAGCCCAGGGCCGCTCCCGCTCCCGCTCCCGCCGCGTTGCCGGAGATGGCGGACGACGGGATGTTCGACTTCAACGCGCCGCCGGGCTTCAGCTCGCCACCTCCCGTGGCCGCTCCGGCGGCCGCGGCGGCTCCGGAGGGGGATCCGCTCCTCGACTTCTTCGGCGCACCGCCCTCGCAGCCAGCGCCCGCCGCGGCGCCCATGCCCGTGGCCGCTCCGGCCCCCGCCAGGCCCGCCGCGCCCACCGGCGGCATCCAGAAGACGTGCCGTGAGTGCGGCAAGCAGATGGTGGACCCGTTCGATCTGGCACTCGGGGCGTGCGAGGACTGCCGGCATCGCGGACAGCAGAAGCCCACGCCCGCGCCCGTCCCGGAAGGCCGGTCGGTGGAGGTCCTCGATCTGCCGCCGCTCGGCGATACGGGCGGAGCCCCGGCGGGTGCGTCCCTGTCTCCAGAGCCTGGCAGTGGCGCACGCGCCGCTCCTCCGGCGCTGGCGCCCGAGCCCCGCAGCGGCGTCAACTCGCGTTCCGGCGTGGCCGTGTCGGCGTCCGGCGGCGGACGGGGTGGCCTGATCGCGGCCGCGGTGGTCCTGCTGCTCGTGGGTGGCGGCGGGGCCGCGTACTTCTTCGTCCCCCAGGTGAAGGATCTGGTGGGCGGCGGCAAGTCCGAGAGCGGCGGTGGCGCCACGTCGTCCTCGTCCGGCCAGCAGCAGCCCGCGACGGCCGCGCTTCCTCCCGCGCTGGAGTCCGTGCTGCCCCGTTGGCAGCTGATGTTCGTGGACGCCACCAGCGGCGACAGCAAGCAGCTGCTCGCTCAGGGTCAGTCGCTGCTCGAGAAGGATCAGCGCCTCGCCTACTCGGAGGCCGCGGAGTCCTTCCAGCGGGCGCTGTTGTTGGATCCCCGGAGTGACACGGCCATCGGCGGCTACGTCCAGGCGCTCGCGCTGGGGCTCGGCTCGCGGATGGATGACCCGACCTTCCTGGAGGCGCGCTCCCTCATCGAGGCCGCCGAGGAGCGGTCCCGCCGCGGCCCGGAGCTGCTGGTGGCGCACGCCAACCTCCTGCTCGCGCGTGCCGGCAAATCGGAGAACATGCAGCAGGCGCAGAAGCTCGCCGAGGAGGTGCTGGCCAATCCCAAGGTGGGCACTCCGGCGCAGAAGGCCGAGGCCCACCTGGTGCTGGGCCGTGTCTTCCTGACGTCGTCCCGCGAGCTGGCCAACGAGCACTTCGAGTCGGCGCTGTCGCTCGCCTCGGACTTCCAGCGCGTGCACTACTACCGCGCGCTGGCCGACGAGACGGCGGGTGACTACTCGCTGGCGATCGAGCGGCTGCAGAAGCGGCTCGCGCAGGATCCCGACCACTGGGAGACCCGGTCCACGCTGGCCCGCATCTTCATGGAGGTGGGCCAGGTGGAGCAGGCGCGCGAGCTGTACGAGGCGCGCCTCAAGAGCACGCCGAACGACTTCCAGGCCTTGCTGGCCCTCGCGGTGATGCGCTACCAGGTGGACAACGGGCTGACCGGTGGGCTCGGGGCCCTGCGCGCCCTGCTGCGCAACCGTGACAAGTATGACGAGCGCGAGGTGGCGGAGCTGCTGCTGCACCTGTCGGCCGCGGAGCGTGTGGCCAACAACCTGGAGGCGGCGGCCAAGATGGCCCGCGAGTCCCTGCAGCTGCAGAAGCACAACCCGGCGGCGCACCTGCAGCTCTTCCTCGTGTCCGTGAAGCGCAAGGACGCCACGGCCGCGGCCGAGCACTTCGCTGGCCTCAAGGGCCACCTCGACTCGCCCGTGCTGGAGAAGCTGCTCGAGGGCCGGCTTCGGCTGCTGGAGCGCAAGCCCGCGGAGGCGATGCCGCTCTTCCTGGAGGCCGCACAGCAGGACCCGCGCTACGTGGATGCCCTGCTGCTGGCCGGCGTGGCCGGCGCCCAGAATGGACGCCGCGATGAGTCCTTCCGCGTGCTCGCCCAGGCGAGCCAGGGAGATCCGCTGCGGCTGTCTCCCCGGCCGCCCGTCACCTCCTTCTACCTGCGCTCGGGAGATCTGCTCGAGGGGCTCGAGGGCTCCATCGTGGCCGCTGGCCGCGGGGACGACGACCTGTTGGCCAACCTCTACGAGGGCCTGCTGCGCTTCCACCAGGGCGATGCCGCGGCGGCGGAGAAGCTGCTGAAGAAGGTGAACGACTTCGACACCAACAACGCGCTCGCATCCGCCTACCGGACCTTCATCGCCATGGGCCGCAAGGACCTGAAGTCCGCGAAGGCGCATGCCGCTCGCGCGGTGGCGGGAGGCCGTCAGGTGGCCATCGCCCACCTGGCCCTGGGCCTGGTGATGGTGGAGTCCAAGGAGCTGGAGCTGGCCAAGCGCTCGCTGCGCGAGGCGGTGACACTCGCCCCCAAGCTGTACTCGGCGGAAGTGAAGCTGGCCGAGCTGGAGGCCACCTCCAGCCGCGACTCGGTCCGTGAACGGCTCGTCCGTCTGCTGAGCCTGGATCCTTCGTTCCTGCCCGCCAAACGCGTCCTCTACTCACTCGACAAACGAGGTTGA